The window AAAAGTGATTTTTGGCATCTGGGGGCTGGGACAGATGATGCTCACAAAGGCTGTTGTTGTGGTAGACAGCAATGTTGATATTCAGAATCCGGGTGAAGTTCTATGGACAGCCTCGGCAAATGTTGACCCGGCAAGAGATATTTTCGTTGTTTCCGGCACCCCGACAGACAGCCTCGACCACGCACCCAGCATTGAAAACATCGGCTCAAAAATTGGAATAGACGCAACAAAAAAATTCAAAGAAGAAGGATATTCAAGGGAATGGCCCGAGCCTATTGAGATGAGCCCTGAAATTAAAGACCTTGTGGATAGGAAATGGAAGGAATATGAAATCCAGCTATCGGGCAAAAGGTGAAATTTTTCTCAGCTTTTTAACAGCAAGATAAAACCTGTCAATAGCATATTCAATTTCACGCTTTGTATTTATTCTGCCAAAAGAAAAAACCGCTGAACTCTGAGCCCTTCTCGAAGGATAGCCCATGGCAATCAAAACCGGGGATGCTCTCAGCACCTGAGAAATACAGGCTGTGCCATTGCCAATATAAACACCTTCGAAACTTAAAGCCTGCACCAAAGCCTCGCCATCTATATAATCAACTATAAAACTGGCCTGATTCGGCAGCCTTTTTTCACTGTGCCCCGTAAGTTCAGTATCTTCAATTTCAAGAACACTTTCAACAAGCATATCTCTCAGCCACCTCACTCTTTCAATTTGCCCCAGACCCTTACCTGCCATCTCTGCCGCCTTTCCAAAACCGACTATGGCAGGAACATTCTCTGTTCCTCCTCTGAGACCTTCCTCCTGCACTCCCGAATAAATAAGAGGAACAAGCCTGAGACCTTTTCTGAGATAGAGAGCACCGGCACCCTTTGGCCCGTACATTGTATGAGAGGATATACTCAGAGCATCCACACCAAGAGCTTTTACATCTATTTCAATATTACCTGCCGCGGCAACAGCATCGGCATGCACAAGTGCACCTTTTTCATGGGCAATCTCAACAATCTCCTTAACCGGCTGTATTGTACCCACTTCATAATTGGCAAGCATTACAGAAACAAGCACTGTAGCTTTGCCAGTACTCTTTTCAATCTGATTCAAATCCACCTCGCCCTGTCTGTCAACTCCCGCAAAGCTCACAACAAAACCCTGCTTCTGGAGCCAGCGAAGAGAATTCAGAGTTGAATGGTGCTCTATAATACTTGAAACAACGTGCTTACCCCTTGTTTTATTTGCATTCGCAAGGCCATGCACTGCAAGATTATTTGCCTCGGCACCCGAAGACGTGAAGATAATCTCCTCAGGCTCTGCATTTATCAGCCCGGCAACCCTTTCCCTTGCCTTATCAATAGCATCCATTGCCTCAAAGCCAAGGTCATATGCCCTCAAAGGATTTCCAAATCTGTTTTCGAGGTAAGGAAGCATTTCATTCAGAACTTCCTTCGCCACAGGTGTTGTTGCCATATGATCAAGATATATTCTTAGCATACTAATCGCTTGTCTTCCTTATATAAAATTTGAAAAACTCCCCGCTATCATCCACACCGATAAGCTCATTACCTGTCTTTCTGCACCATTCGGGAATATCATTCAGAGAGCCCTCATAGTCTGTAATAACTTCCAGAATCTGCCCCTTTTCCAGCTCCTTCATCCTATCTTCAGTACGCATAAGATGCATGGGGCACATCCTGAAAACAACATCCTCTGTAGCATCTGCCCTCATTCCAGACACAAACTTTATTTCAGCCATATTTCTATAGAATATCTTAATCTATTAAAATATTATCCTAAATTCTATTGATTGCCTTTGCTGTCAGGTCAATCACAGCATCAATATCCCTGAGCCTTGCAACTTCGACAGGCGAGTGAATATAGCGTGTCGGAACAGAAATAACCCCGCTCGGCACGCCCTCTCTGGTGAGGTGTATAACAGTGGCATTGGTTGTGCCTCCTTCTCCAACTTCAAGCTGGCACATTATATTCTCCTTCCTGGCCGTGTTTAAAAGAATTTTCTTCACCTTCGGATGGGTTATAAGCCCTCTTCCGCTGGAATCGGCAAGAGATATAACAGCTCCTTTGCCAAGTTTATTTGTGCTCTTGTCTTCTTTAACACCAGGGTAGTCACCTGTTGTGGTGACATCGAGAACAAGGGCATAGTCGGGATTAATCTTATATGCTGCTGTTCTGGCTCCTTTGAGGCCTACCTCCTCCTGCACGCTGCCCACTGCATAAACCTCAACGTCACTGGCATCAATTCTCTTCATAACTTCAATCATGGCATAGCAGCCCAGACGGTCGTCAAAGGCTTTGCCTGTTATAAAATCCCCACCCAGTTCTTTGAAGTTCATATCCATAGTTATAAAATCTCCAACTGCCACGCCTATATCCCCGGCATCCCTGTTGCTTTCAGCCCCAATGTCAATGAACATATTTTCAGACTTGACAATCTTCTTTCTCTCCTCTTCCTCCATGAGATGAGGGGGCTTTGAGCCAATCACGCCATAAACTCTACCTTTGTCTGTATGAATAACAGCTTTCTGATTGAGAAGAGTCTGGTTAGAGAAACCG of the archaeon BMS3Bbin15 genome contains:
- the ysdC gene encoding putative aminopeptidase YsdC — protein: MNKKLIAELSNAHSAPGYEDEIREIMKKELEKVCDVINVDKLGNLIAKKGDGGKKVMLDAHMDEIGLIIKNIDKEGFIKFTTLGGFSNQTLLNQKAVIHTDKGRVYGVIGSKPPHLMEEEERKKIVKSENMFIDIGAESNRDAGDIGVAVGDFITMDMNFKELGGDFITGKAFDDRLGCYAMIEVMKRIDASDVEVYAVGSVQEEVGLKGARTAAYKINPDYALVLDVTTTGDYPGVKEDKSTNKLGKGAVISLADSSGRGLITHPKVKKILLNTARKENIMCQLEVGEGGTTNATVIHLTREGVPSGVISVPTRYIHSPVEVARLRDIDAVIDLTAKAINRI
- the iscS_1 gene encoding cysteine desulfurase, which gives rise to MLRIYLDHMATTPVAKEVLNEMLPYLENRFGNPLRAYDLGFEAMDAIDKARERVAGLINAEPEEIIFTSSGAEANNLAVHGLANANKTRGKHVVSSIIEHHSTLNSLRWLQKQGFVVSFAGVDRQGEVDLNQIEKSTGKATVLVSVMLANYEVGTIQPVKEIVEIAHEKGALVHADAVAAAGNIEIDVKALGVDALSISSHTMYGPKGAGALYLRKGLRLVPLIYSGVQEEGLRGGTENVPAIVGFGKAAEMAGKGLGQIERVRWLRDMLVESVLEIEDTELTGHSEKRLPNQASFIVDYIDGEALVQALSFEGVYIGNGTACISQVLRASPVLIAMGYPSRRAQSSAVFSFGRINTKREIEYAIDRFYLAVKKLRKISPFAR